A single Fusobacterium hominis DNA region contains:
- a CDS encoding helicase C-terminal domain-containing protein → MDIKEKISSEAIEVMRYEISEAHGNEVFFRGIPDEKGIVTEVIVLARGNKTSTPAILKGMKKGEVIIHNHPSGYLYPSDADVEVASIYSNSQDGASYIVNNDVTEIYIIVELINKENIKIDIEPYFAKNGMLSQIFKGFEYRDEQLDMAKHIEKGLNNEKTVIVEAGTGTGKTLAYLIPAIEWSIKNKKRVVITTNTINLQEQLLNKDIPIAKKVIQDNFNYILVKGRGNYLCNRKYYQVNQGELSVGEELSSSQQDQIKKILSWAQETETGDRSELYFEVDRTVWELFQSESDMCAGNKCPYKSECFFLKSREAKKKADILITNHHMYFSDLSIRKEIGFNSEYSILPEYGLVVFDEAHNVEKVARDYFSYEASRYSFTKIMNQIYVTEGKKKNSGALEIVDRNIIKNMADKRGILKKYIEDIHIKHGNLYRIGREYFDHLIDIFSRGEVGVFTFRAKKEEMENSPFLNTLNEYRENFVNKYQNYIKEVRKFIGELKDTEDKMGYIDDFSRYIDRLDGFFNNFNFVHEFDDDEFIYWIEVNSRKKNSKLVATPLKVNNELEENLYLNLDNLIFTSATITIGDSFKYFKESIGLPNDTLDKVIHSPFDYDNQMVVYLPKDMPNPSDKQFMDEVGEFLKAQLVASKGKSFVLFTSYQALNYVYYTVRDELKKNGIDIFVQGMAPRSHMVDMYKNGQNPVLFGTDSFWEGVDIKGDQLSNVILVKLPFKVPSDPVTEAIIENIQAQGKNPFIEYQIPEAVIKFKQGIGRLVRSKTDKGTVTVLDNRVITKKYGKYFLDSVPTKNIKILSKSEILKDIMKG, encoded by the coding sequence ATGGACATAAAAGAAAAGATCTCTTCTGAAGCGATTGAAGTTATGAGATATGAGATATCTGAAGCTCATGGAAATGAGGTTTTTTTTCGTGGAATTCCCGATGAAAAAGGAATAGTTACTGAAGTTATTGTATTAGCTAGAGGAAATAAGACATCTACCCCTGCTATTTTAAAAGGAATGAAAAAAGGAGAAGTAATAATTCATAATCATCCATCTGGATATTTATATCCATCAGATGCAGATGTTGAGGTAGCTTCTATTTATTCTAATAGCCAAGATGGAGCTTCATACATAGTTAATAATGATGTGACAGAGATATATATTATAGTAGAATTAATAAATAAAGAAAATATAAAAATAGATATAGAGCCGTATTTTGCAAAAAATGGTATGTTATCTCAGATATTTAAAGGTTTTGAATATAGAGATGAGCAATTAGATATGGCAAAACATATAGAAAAAGGGTTAAATAATGAAAAGACAGTAATAGTTGAAGCTGGAACAGGAACAGGAAAAACATTAGCATATTTGATTCCAGCAATAGAATGGTCTATTAAAAATAAAAAAAGAGTAGTAATCACAACAAATACTATTAATCTACAAGAACAATTATTAAATAAGGATATTCCTATAGCTAAAAAAGTTATACAGGATAATTTTAATTACATTCTTGTAAAAGGAAGAGGAAATTATCTTTGTAATAGAAAATATTACCAGGTAAATCAAGGAGAGTTATCAGTTGGAGAAGAACTTTCTTCATCACAGCAAGATCAGATAAAAAAGATTTTAAGTTGGGCTCAAGAAACAGAAACTGGTGACAGATCAGAGTTATATTTTGAAGTTGATAGAACAGTTTGGGAATTGTTTCAAAGTGAAAGTGATATGTGTGCAGGAAATAAGTGTCCATATAAAAGTGAGTGCTTTTTTTTGAAATCAAGAGAAGCTAAGAAAAAAGCTGATATTTTAATTACAAATCATCATATGTATTTCTCAGATCTTTCTATTAGAAAAGAGATTGGATTTAATAGCGAATATTCAATTTTACCAGAATATGGATTAGTTGTATTTGATGAAGCTCACAATGTAGAAAAAGTAGCAAGAGATTATTTTTCCTATGAGGCTTCTAGATATAGTTTCACTAAGATTATGAACCAAATATATGTTACAGAAGGAAAAAAGAAAAATAGTGGAGCTTTAGAAATTGTAGATAGAAATATCATAAAAAATATGGCAGATAAAAGAGGAATCTTAAAAAAATATATAGAAGATATCCATATTAAACATGGAAATTTATATAGAATAGGAAGAGAATATTTTGATCATTTGATTGATATTTTTTCTAGAGGTGAAGTTGGTGTATTTACATTTAGGGCTAAAAAAGAAGAGATGGAGAACTCACCTTTTTTAAATACCTTAAATGAATATAGAGAAAATTTTGTAAATAAATATCAAAATTATATAAAAGAAGTTAGAAAATTTATTGGAGAACTTAAAGATACAGAAGATAAAATGGGATATATAGATGATTTTTCAAGGTATATAGATAGACTTGATGGATTTTTTAATAACTTTAACTTTGTTCATGAATTTGATGATGATGAGTTTATTTATTGGATAGAAGTAAATAGTAGAAAGAAAAATTCAAAACTTGTGGCAACACCTTTAAAAGTAAATAATGAATTAGAAGAAAATTTATATTTAAATCTAGATAATTTAATTTTTACTTCGGCTACAATTACTATTGGAGATAGTTTTAAATATTTTAAAGAATCTATAGGGCTACCTAATGACACACTAGATAAAGTCATACATTCACCATTTGATTATGATAATCAAATGGTAGTTTATTTGCCAAAAGATATGCCAAATCCAAGTGATAAACAGTTTATGGATGAGGTAGGAGAATTTTTAAAGGCTCAGTTAGTTGCATCAAAAGGAAAAAGTTTTGTGTTATTTACTTCCTATCAAGCATTAAACTATGTATATTATACAGTTAGAGATGAGCTTAAAAAGAATGGAATAGATATTTTTGTACAAGGAATGGCTCCTAGAAGTCATATGGTAGATATGTATAAAAATGGACAAAATCCAGTGTTGTTTGGAACTGATTCTTTTTGGGAAGGAGTAGATATAAAAGGGGATCAATTGAGCAATGTTATTTTAGTAAAATTACCTTTTAAGGTACCAAGTGATCCTGTAACTGAAGCTATTATTGAAAATATCCAAGCTCAAGGGAAAAATCCTTTTATAGAATATCAAATTCCAGAAGCTGTAATAAAATTTAAACAAGGAATAGGACGGTTAGTAAGAAGTAAGACAGATAAAGGGACAGTTACTGTGCTAGATAATAGAGTGATAACGAAAAAATATGGTAAATATTTTCTAGATTCAGTACCAACTAAAAATATAAAAATTCTTTCTAAATCTGAAATTTTAAAAGATATAATGAAGGGTTAA